One genomic segment of Actinomycetota bacterium includes these proteins:
- the rpsP gene encoding 30S ribosomal protein S16 produces the protein MSVRIRLARAGAKRAPFYRVVIADARSPRDGRFIEIVGRYNPRTQPSTIAIDIEKVDEWIAKGAQMSPTVAKLVAASRNVDGPAPEKSERLSKKAQAKAAEQEAEAAKAAEAPAPEEAAEDAGDTVAEADSESAQ, from the coding sequence TTGTCAGTCAGGATCCGTCTAGCCCGTGCTGGCGCCAAGAGAGCGCCGTTCTACCGTGTAGTGATCGCCGATGCGCGCTCCCCCAGGGACGGCCGCTTCATAGAGATCGTCGGCAGATACAATCCACGCACCCAGCCATCCACGATAGCCATCGACATCGAGAAGGTCGACGAGTGGATCGCTAAGGGCGCCCAGATGTCCCCAACAGTAGCGAAGCTTGTCGCCGCATCACGCAACGTGGATGGGCCTGCACCTGAGAAATCCGAGCGTCTCTCGAAGAAAGCCCAGGCAAAGGCTGCCGAACAAGAGGCAGAGGCCGCCAAGGCCGCCGAGGCACCCGCTCCGGAGGAAGCCGCAGAGGATGCAGGCGATACCGTTGCCGAGGCCGACTCAGAGTCTGCACAATGA
- a CDS encoding YraN family protein has translation MEPRRIGDRGEDAAVAYLERSGMTIIERNWRCGHGELDIVCFDDEVLVLVEVKTRTTARAGTGEEAVSTQKQRKLARLAREYVHTNGLHETPMRFDVIAIRVIASDRAMIRHHKDAFAVS, from the coding sequence ATGGAACCAAGACGAATCGGTGATCGAGGCGAGGACGCTGCAGTAGCATATCTTGAGCGCTCCGGTATGACGATCATTGAAAGGAACTGGCGATGTGGTCACGGAGAACTGGATATTGTCTGTTTCGATGACGAAGTGCTGGTTCTTGTGGAGGTCAAGACACGGACAACCGCACGTGCTGGAACAGGCGAAGAGGCGGTTTCGACGCAAAAACAGCGAAAACTGGCTCGTCTGGCCAGGGAGTATGTCCACACTAACGGTCTCCACGAAACCCCTATGAGATTCGATGTGATCGCCATCAGGGTCATTGCCAGTGACCGAGCTATGATCAGGCACCACAAAGATGCATTTGCGGTCTCATGA
- the trmD gene encoding tRNA (guanosine(37)-N1)-methyltransferase TrmD — protein MDDYPYGGGPGMVLRPEPVFDAVRAISAMDSRSPRIVIMSPRGTRFDQKTAERYSLMERILLVCGRYEGFDERVYSLADEVVSVGDYVLTGGEIPALCVIDATVRLLPGALGDEDSAALESFTTGLLEHPQFTRPSVFEDMQVPEVLLSGDHARIERWRREQAVLMTVRHRPDLIETTSMSDADLAVVEGFERKRDAK, from the coding sequence ATCGACGACTACCCGTACGGCGGTGGACCAGGGATGGTGCTGCGCCCCGAGCCGGTATTCGACGCCGTCCGCGCCATCTCGGCGATGGACAGCAGGTCGCCTCGGATTGTGATCATGAGTCCTCGCGGCACTCGATTCGACCAGAAGACCGCCGAGCGGTATTCTCTGATGGAACGCATCTTGCTCGTGTGCGGTAGGTACGAAGGCTTCGACGAGCGCGTATACTCCTTGGCCGATGAGGTCGTTTCGGTCGGGGACTACGTCCTGACCGGGGGAGAAATCCCTGCGTTGTGTGTCATCGATGCCACTGTGCGACTACTGCCTGGTGCGCTTGGCGACGAGGACTCGGCCGCGCTTGAATCCTTCACGACCGGATTGCTGGAGCATCCGCAGTTCACGCGGCCTTCCGTCTTCGAGGACATGCAGGTCCCAGAGGTTCTGCTCAGCGGCGATCACGCCCGCATCGAGCGATGGAGGCGAGAGCAGGCTGTATTGATGACCGTCCGGCATCGTCCGGACCTGATCGAGACGACTTCGATGTCCGATGCCGACCTTGCCGTGGTCGAGGGCTTCGAGAGAAAGAGAGACGCGAAGTGA
- the trmD gene encoding tRNA (guanosine(37)-N1)-methyltransferase TrmD: protein MTDKPLRIDVLTAFPAVLTAPLEASILGIALKRGVYSAHVHDLREWARDKHRSIDDYPYGGGPGMVLRPEPVFDAVRAISAMDSRSPRIVIMSPRGTRFDQKTAERYSLMERILLVCGRYEGFDERVYSLADEVVSVGDYVLTGGEIPALCVIDATVRLLPGALGDEDSAALESFTTGLLEHPQFTRPSVFEDMQVPEVLLSGDHARIERWRREQAVLMTVRHRPDLIETTSMSDADLAVVEGFERKRDAK, encoded by the coding sequence ATGACCGATAAGCCACTACGGATCGACGTTTTGACCGCCTTTCCAGCGGTCCTGACCGCACCCTTGGAGGCCTCGATCCTAGGCATCGCTCTGAAGCGCGGCGTCTACTCGGCGCATGTACACGATCTCAGAGAGTGGGCGAGAGACAAACATCGCTCGATCGACGACTACCCGTACGGCGGTGGACCAGGGATGGTGCTGCGCCCCGAGCCGGTATTCGACGCCGTCCGCGCCATCTCGGCGATGGACAGCAGGTCGCCTCGGATTGTGATCATGAGTCCTCGCGGCACTCGATTCGACCAGAAGACCGCCGAGCGGTATTCTCTGATGGAACGCATCTTGCTCGTGTGCGGTAGGTACGAAGGCTTCGACGAGCGCGTATACTCCTTGGCCGATGAGGTCGTTTCGGTCGGGGACTACGTCCTGACCGGGGGAGAAATCCCTGCGTTGTGTGTCATCGATGCCACTGTGCGACTACTGCCTGGTGCGCTTGGCGACGAGGACTCGGCCGCGCTTGAATCCTTCACGACCGGATTGCTGGAGCATCCGCAGTTCACGCGGCCTTCCGTCTTCGAGGACATGCAGGTCCCAGAGGTTCTGCTCAGCGGCGATCACGCCCGCATCGAGCGATGGAGGCGAGAGCAGGCTGTATTGATGACCGTCCGGCATCGTCCGGACCTGATCGAGACGACTTCGATGTCCGATGCCGACCTTGCCGTGGTCGAGGGCTTCGAGAGAAAGAGAGACGCGAAGTGA
- the rimM gene encoding ribosome maturation factor RimM (Essential for efficient processing of 16S rRNA): MPEGTLLDDLSVWVVPPSVGVNAARIESIRGTSQRTILKLSGVDSIDDAARLRGCTIMAATKDVPKIALSSEEPSVIGMQVHDDSRGHLGEVTEVIHTGANDVWVVEGERYGQVLIPAIDDVIVAVDSPDGSIRIRLLEGLIDDDR; the protein is encoded by the coding sequence GTGCCTGAAGGCACGCTTCTTGATGACCTGTCGGTATGGGTGGTTCCACCCTCGGTAGGCGTCAACGCTGCCCGCATAGAGTCCATCAGAGGCACCTCCCAACGCACGATTCTGAAGCTCTCAGGCGTCGATTCGATCGATGATGCTGCGCGGTTGAGGGGCTGTACCATTATGGCCGCAACCAAAGATGTGCCTAAGATCGCATTGAGTTCGGAGGAGCCGAGCGTCATCGGTATGCAGGTACACGATGACTCACGTGGACATCTGGGAGAGGTGACCGAGGTCATTCACACCGGTGCCAACGACGTCTGGGTCGTCGAGGGCGAGCGATACGGCCAGGTGCTCATACCGGCGATCGATGATGTTATCGTTGCGGTCGACTCGCCAGACGGCTCAATCCGCATCAGGCTGCTCGAGGGACTGATAGACGATGACCGATAA
- the rplS gene encoding 50S ribosomal protein L19 produces MDIIRAIEQQQIRDDLPAFEVGDTVKVHYRVVEGTRERIQVFQGVVISRHGSGNRETFAVRKVSFGIGVERKFPVHSPKIQKIEIVVRAKVRRSKLYFLRDKIGKAARLKERAY; encoded by the coding sequence TTGGATATCATCAGAGCCATTGAGCAGCAGCAGATCCGTGACGACCTTCCTGCCTTCGAGGTCGGCGATACGGTCAAGGTCCACTATCGCGTTGTGGAAGGTACCCGCGAGAGGATCCAGGTCTTCCAGGGTGTCGTCATATCGCGACACGGTTCTGGTAACCGTGAGACCTTCGCTGTTCGCAAAGTCTCTTTCGGGATCGGTGTAGAGCGGAAGTTTCCTGTCCACTCTCCGAAGATCCAGAAGATCGAGATCGTCGTCAGGGCCAAGGTTCGCCGCTCCAAGCTGTACTTCCTCCGCGACAAGATCGGTAAAGCTGCTCGCCTCAAAGAGCGCGCATACTAG
- the lepB gene encoding signal peptidase I translates to MSNPADEAQPKTDARPVESGPIVEDGRTRREGPGLGRWIVETVVMVALAFALAQGIKTFVVQPFVIPTGSMEPTILVGDRVLAEKITYRFSPPSAGDIVVFDDPAGMYPQLIKRIVAVGGQTIDIRDGAVFIDGALLEEPYTAAAMTELAGQSLPITIPEDYVWLMGDNRPNSSDSRIFGPQPVESIGGRAVAIYWPPSRIGGL, encoded by the coding sequence GTGAGTAATCCCGCAGACGAGGCGCAGCCGAAGACCGATGCCAGACCTGTTGAGTCAGGTCCCATTGTCGAAGACGGACGCACCCGCCGAGAAGGCCCTGGCCTTGGGCGTTGGATCGTGGAGACCGTTGTCATGGTCGCTCTGGCCTTCGCGCTCGCACAGGGGATCAAGACCTTCGTAGTCCAGCCTTTCGTGATCCCTACCGGGTCCATGGAGCCCACCATCCTTGTCGGTGATCGCGTCCTCGCCGAGAAGATCACTTATCGTTTTTCGCCACCTTCGGCAGGGGATATTGTTGTCTTCGATGATCCGGCCGGTATGTACCCGCAGTTGATCAAAAGGATCGTCGCTGTCGGCGGTCAGACGATCGACATACGGGACGGGGCGGTCTTCATCGATGGAGCGCTCCTGGAAGAGCCCTATACCGCTGCGGCCATGACCGAGCTCGCGGGCCAGTCGCTCCCAATCACCATCCCTGAGGACTATGTCTGGCTAATGGGCGACAATCGTCCCAACAGCTCCGATAGTCGAATATTCGGCCCGCAGCCTGTGGAATCCATCGGAGGACGTGCTGTCGCGATCTACTGGCCCCCAAGTCGAATCGGTGGGCTATAG
- a CDS encoding YifB family Mg chelatase-like AAA ATPase has product MRTGGQARIATGTIIGTSAIPVEVQVDVSPGLPAFHLVGLGDTAVQEARERVRAAIRATGFTFPNARVVINLAPSPLRKHGTGFDLPIAAGILLATGQVNPTIIDRSYLVGELSLDGRLRSIPGILAHVIGAQGSNRVLMAPLDAGRYCSAFNAEFRPVPSLKHLDPTLPVNGDARIDRHSIVEQVSSFDLVDVIGQELAVRALMIAAAGGHHMMFIGPPGSGKTMLARRLPGLLQPLTESEALETALIYSISGLDEEPYLRGNRPFRAPHHSCSVAGLIGGGSPPRPGEISLAHNGVLFLDELTQFPPSALQALRQPMEDGIVTLVRAEGRIAYPGKFSLVAACNPCPCGFSGDSQRACTCTPQAVNRYMNRIGGPLIDRMDINLRVDRIDPGRLLTSGGGPPTSDIEPVVRRARQTAIARQGKTNSMLTGKEARSACRIKGRAEELLAGYAARHHFSGRAITKILRVSRTCADIAGCPDVKVEHVHEALMFRTYESSDQ; this is encoded by the coding sequence ATGAGAACAGGCGGGCAGGCTAGGATTGCAACTGGAACGATTATTGGGACGAGTGCGATTCCAGTGGAGGTGCAGGTGGATGTCAGCCCCGGGCTCCCAGCGTTCCACTTGGTCGGACTTGGTGACACCGCCGTCCAAGAGGCCAGAGAGCGTGTGAGGGCCGCGATCAGGGCTACTGGATTCACTTTTCCCAATGCACGTGTTGTGATTAATCTCGCACCATCACCACTGCGTAAACATGGAACCGGATTCGATCTTCCTATAGCCGCTGGGATCCTGTTGGCAACCGGTCAGGTGAACCCCACGATCATTGATCGATCCTATCTCGTGGGAGAGCTATCTTTGGATGGCAGACTCCGTTCGATCCCTGGAATCTTAGCGCACGTAATAGGAGCCCAGGGGTCCAACAGGGTGCTGATGGCGCCATTGGATGCGGGACGATACTGCTCTGCTTTCAATGCCGAGTTCAGGCCTGTCCCCTCATTGAAGCATCTTGATCCGACGCTACCTGTGAATGGAGATGCGAGGATCGACAGACATTCCATAGTCGAACAGGTTTCTTCATTCGATCTTGTGGACGTTATCGGGCAGGAGCTTGCTGTACGGGCTCTGATGATAGCCGCCGCCGGCGGGCATCACATGATGTTCATCGGTCCGCCAGGGTCAGGTAAAACAATGCTGGCAAGAAGGCTGCCTGGTCTTCTTCAACCTTTGACTGAGAGTGAGGCGCTGGAAACTGCGCTCATCTACTCAATTTCGGGTTTGGATGAGGAGCCATACCTGCGTGGAAACAGGCCCTTTCGTGCGCCCCACCACTCTTGCTCAGTCGCCGGCTTGATAGGTGGGGGCTCCCCGCCCAGACCTGGAGAGATTTCATTAGCGCACAATGGCGTCCTCTTCCTCGATGAGTTGACCCAGTTTCCGCCATCCGCGCTACAGGCGCTGCGTCAACCCATGGAGGACGGGATCGTAACCCTAGTTCGTGCAGAGGGCAGGATTGCCTATCCTGGCAAATTCTCTTTGGTGGCTGCATGCAATCCGTGCCCATGCGGCTTTTCCGGTGACTCTCAGAGAGCCTGCACCTGTACTCCCCAGGCAGTCAATCGATACATGAACCGCATTGGCGGTCCACTTATCGATCGGATGGACATCAATCTACGGGTCGACAGAATCGACCCTGGCCGGCTACTGACCTCTGGTGGAGGCCCCCCAACCTCTGATATAGAACCGGTCGTCAGGCGGGCTCGACAGACAGCAATCGCCAGACAGGGGAAGACAAACTCAATGTTGACGGGGAAGGAGGCGCGTTCGGCATGTCGAATCAAGGGCCGCGCGGAGGAATTACTCGCCGGCTATGCCGCACGACACCATTTCTCTGGTAGGGCCATTACCAAGATCCTACGAGTCTCAAGAACCTGCGCCGACATTGCAGGCTGCCCCGATGTCAAAGTTGAGCACGTACATGAGGCCCTGATGTTTCGAACATATGAAAGCAGTGATCAATGA
- a CDS encoding ribonuclease HII produces MMPDEVELLRLQRLSSMEDSLRSAGATYIAGVDEVGRGALAGPLTVCAVILPPGCLIIGLDDSKRLSPTKRRRIASEIERCAVDYSVTHIESALIDRDGLPASLKSAVASAVAGLRVACCHVLLDGPPLRVHPAETSVVRGDSQVAAIAAASIVAKVHRDALMQELDTIHPEYGFATNKGYGTAHHLEMIRTHGVTSAHRRSFHPCAGLQESI; encoded by the coding sequence ATGATGCCCGATGAGGTCGAGCTTCTCAGGTTGCAGCGACTATCGTCAATGGAGGATTCACTCCGAAGTGCAGGGGCTACCTACATCGCCGGTGTTGATGAGGTAGGCCGAGGGGCCCTCGCTGGCCCGCTCACGGTTTGCGCAGTGATTCTTCCTCCGGGTTGTCTGATCATCGGCCTTGATGATTCCAAGCGACTTTCGCCTACCAAGCGCCGCCGGATAGCCTCCGAGATTGAGCGCTGCGCTGTCGATTACTCAGTGACCCACATTGAGTCTGCTCTCATCGACCGAGACGGACTACCTGCTTCGCTTAAATCCGCAGTGGCGTCGGCGGTTGCCGGCCTGAGGGTTGCGTGTTGCCACGTTCTTCTGGACGGCCCGCCACTACGAGTCCACCCAGCCGAGACCTCAGTGGTTCGCGGTGATTCCCAAGTTGCAGCTATTGCGGCTGCGTCCATAGTGGCTAAAGTCCATCGTGATGCGCTGATGCAAGAGCTGGATACCATTCATCCGGAGTATGGATTCGCTACGAACAAGGGGTACGGAACCGCTCATCATCTGGAAATGATCCGCACGCATGGAGTCACATCCGCGCACCGACGATCTTTCCATCCGTGCGCTGGACTCCAGGAATCCATCTAG
- a CDS encoding KH domain-containing protein, whose product MTMTDSTNVERLLKVVVTSLVDEPDAVVISRSDLGNKVRYAITVGPDDVGKVIGRQGRIVKAIRTVARAAASLDGDLIEVDIVG is encoded by the coding sequence ATGACAATGACCGATAGCACCAATGTCGAGCGGCTTCTTAAAGTCGTCGTGACTTCCCTGGTGGACGAACCCGACGCTGTCGTCATATCCCGCAGTGACCTTGGAAACAAGGTCAGGTATGCGATCACCGTCGGCCCAGATGACGTGGGCAAGGTCATTGGAAGACAGGGTCGGATTGTCAAAGCGATCAGGACCGTCGCCAGAGCAGCCGCCAGCCTCGATGGAGACCTCATCGAAGTCGACATCGTCGGCTAG